A region of Nakaseomyces glabratus chromosome E, complete sequence DNA encodes the following proteins:
- the PUS1 gene encoding pseudouridine synthase PUS1 (CAGL0E05764g~Ortholog(s) have mRNA binding, pseudouridine synthase activity, role in mRNA pseudouridine synthesis, snRNA pseudouridine synthesis, tRNA pseudouridine synthesis and nucleus localization), which translates to MEEVAPEQVQEVQGNTEAHIDSTTASTAPTEALPSDKQSRKANEIDSMADGAPAEKKQKTDQRQIIREPKLDDNGNPIPREPRLPKRKVAVMIGYCGTGYHGMQYNPPNPTIEAALFKAFVDAGAISKANSNDLKKNNFMRAARTDKGVHAGGNLISLKMIIEDPEIMDKINANLPEGIRIWDIERVNKAFDCRKMCSSRWYEYLLPTYSLIGPKPGTILNNDIESSKTELPGVLDEDLESKEFWENFEAAAKKEFTPEEIAAIKDYSPPPREEFDDQEELYQKVKQWKLLENTHRRQYRISEMKLNKFRAAMNQYLGAHNFHNFTLGKEFKDPSAIRFMKEIKVSDPFVIGDAKAEWVSIKIHGQSFMLHQIRKMISMATLIARCGTPVERISQAFGPQKINIPKAPALGLLLEAPVFESYNKRLEKFGYKPIDFSKYQEKVDAFKMKHIYDKIYAEEVSDNVFNAFFSYIDSFNKVTGAQTEESAESNKPATKSIFEFLSAHGIPGIDYGKNEKEDSNKESSNDQVNKESAPATSKPAEAVEQTEKN; encoded by the coding sequence ATGGAAGAGGTAGCTCCCGAACAAGTACAGGAAGTACAAGGCAATACTGAAGCCCACATCGATTCCACTACTGCTAGTACTGCCCCAACAGAAGCTTTACCTTCTGATAAGCAATCTAGGAAAGCTAATGAGATAGATTCAATGGCAGATGGCGCACCTGCTGagaaaaagcaaaagaCTGATCAGCGTCAAATTATTCGAGAACCAAAATTAGATGACAATGGAAACCCAATTCCCAGAGAACCACGTCtaccaaaaagaaaagttgCTGTCATGATTGGCTATTGTGGAACTGGTTACCATGGTATGCAATACAATCCACCAAATCCTACTATTGAGGCTGCACTATTTAAAGCATTTGTTGATGCCGGTGCTATATCCAAAGCTAATAGCAAcgatttgaagaagaataatttTATGAGAGCAGCAAGAACTGACAAAGGTGTTCATGCAGGTGGTAATTTGATatcattgaaaatgatTATTGAAGATCCAGAAATAATGGATAAAATTAATGCCAATCTACCAGAAGGTATTAGAATATGGGATATTGAACGTGTCAATAAGGCATTTGATTGTAGAAAGATGTGTAGCTCAAGATGGTATGAATATTTATTGCCTACTTACTCCTTAATTGGTCCAAAGCCAGGTACCATTCTAAATAATGATATCGAAAGCAGTAAGACTGAACTTCCAGGCGTTCTGGATGAAGATTTGGAATCAAAAGAATTTTGGGAGAACTTTGAAGCTGCTGCTAAGAAGGAATTTACTCCAGAGGAAATTGCTGCCATCAAAGATTACTCCCCTCCACCAAGAGAAGAATTTGACGACCAAGAAGAACTGTACCAGAAAGTCAAACAATGGAAGCTGTTAGAAAACACTCACCGTAGGCAATACAGGATATCCgaaatgaaattaaataaatttCGTGCAGCCATGAATCAATATTTGGGAGCCCATAATTTTCACAACTTTACATTGGGTAAAGAATTTAAAGATCCAAGTGCCATAAGATTTATGAAGGAAATCAAAGTATCTGACCCATTTGTTATTGGTGATGCTAAAGCTGAATGGGTTTCCATTAAAATTCATGGTCAATCTTTCATGCTGCACCAAATTCGTAAGATGATTTCTATGGCAACTTTGATTGCGCGTTGTGGTACACCAGTTGAAAGAATCTCTCAAGCATTTGGTCCTCAAAAGATAAACATTCCGAAGGCACCTGCTTTAGGCCTTCTTTTAGAAGCACCTGTTTTTGAAAGTTATAACAAGAGATTAGAAAAGTTTGGATATAAACCAATCGATTTCTCCaaatatcaagaaaaagTAGACGCATTCAAGATGAAGCATATCTATGACAAGATCTATGCCGAAGAAGTTAGTGATAATGTTTTCAATGCATTTTTTAGTTATATTGATAGTTTTAACAAAGTAACAGGTGCACAGACTGAGGAATCTGCCGAATCCAACAAACCCGCAACAAAGAGTATTTTCGAATTTCTATCAGCTCATGGCATTCCCGGTATCGACTATGGTAAAAACGAAAAGGAAGATTCAAACAAAGAGTCTAGTAATGACCAGGTGAACAAGGAATCTGCTCCTGCTACAAGTAAACCCGCAGAAGCTGTAGAACAAACCGAAAAGAACTAG
- the CBP3 gene encoding Cbp3p (CAGL0E05830g~Ortholog(s) have ribosome binding activity and role in mitochondrial respiratory chain complex III assembly, positive regulation of mitochondrial translation), translating into MSLYRAGWRRALLQANGNSMMHIHSRSLLHTTRLVQQSVEESGKSTGIKHKNIRAHKLAHSKYEDKSYQLPKWKEALGEFVVRTFKLDMDKVRAGPVAGSYYYNLCKQQGLQYEDEELSETAKFFYEELGLPRTFSQWFQITVLHEWILFVRMRAMPFQYGRNYQQKLVDRTFSDIEVRLFEEMNVNSGRIADQYMKDFNAQLRGAVFAYDEGFFTDDATLAKAIWRNLYAGKPNVDITHLEKLVKYVRGQLYVLSQLSDREFAMGQFKFVSPNEIVEKLTPEQEQLRKEKVIEKYEKMDKDPHQLPSDKSNLSYTN; encoded by the coding sequence ATGTCTTTGTATAGAGCCGGTTGGAGGCGCGCGCTGCTACAGGCGAACGGAAACTCAATGATGCACATTCATTCGAGGAGTCTCTTGCATACCACTAGACTGGTTCAGCAAAGTGTGGAGGAGTCAGGCAAGTCCACTGGTATCAAGCATAAGAATATCAGAGCGCACAAGCTAGCGCATTCTAAATACGAGGACAAGAGCTACCAGTTGCCCAAATGGAAGGAGGCACTGGGTGAGTTTGTGGTGCGCACATTCAAACTAGATATGGATAAAGTAAGAGCTGGCCCAGTTGCAGGGTCGTACTACTACAACTTGTGTAAACAGCAAGGTTTGCAATACGAGGATGAAGAGCTGTCGGAGACAGCCAAGTTCTTCTACGAAGAGTTGGGTCTACCTCGTACTTTCTCCCAGTGGTTCCAAATTACCGTTTTGCATGAATGGATACTATTTGTGAGGATGCGTGCGATGCCTTTCCAATACGGCAGAAACTATCAACAAAAGCTTGTGGACAGAACTTTCAGCGACATTGAGGTTAGATTGTTCGAGGAAATGAACGTCAACTCCGGTAGAATAGCTGACCAATACATGAAAGACTTCAACGCACAGTTGCGTGGTGCTGTTTTTGCTTATGATGAGGGATTCTTTACAGATGATGCAACTCTAGCGAAGGCTATTTGGAGAAACCTTTATGCTGGTAAGCCAAATGTCGATATTACACATTTGGAGAAGTTAGTAAAGTATGTTAGAGGTCAATTATACGTCTTAAGTCAACTATCTGATCGTGAGTTCGCCATGGGTCAGTTCAAATTTGTCTCACCAaatgaaattgttgaaaaattaaCGCCAGAACAAGAACAGCTGAGGAAGGAAAAGGTTATTGAGAAATATGAAAAGATGGATAAAGACCCTCATCAATTGCCAAGCGATAAGAGCAATCTATCATACACAAATTGA
- the THI6 gene encoding bifunctional hydroxyethylthiazole kinase/thiamine-phosphate diphosphorylase (CAGL0E05808g~Bifunctional enzyme of thiamine biosynthesis, with thiamine-phosphate pyrophosphorylase and 4-methyl-5-beta-hydroxyethylthiazole kinase activities; active as a homohexamer) gives MKFSKEQFDYSLYLVTDSGMIPEGKTLYGQVEAGLQNGVTLVQIREKDADTKFFIEEALQIKELCHAHNVPLIINDRIDVAMAIGADGIHVGQDDMPIPMIRKLVGPDMVIGWSVGFPEEVDELSKMGPDMVDYIGVGTLFPTLTKKNPKKAPMGTAGAIRVLDALERNNAHWCRTVGIGGLHPDNIERVLYQCVSSNGKRSLDGICVVSDIIASLDAAKSTKILRGLIDKTDYKFVNIGLSTKNSLTTTDEIQSIISNTLKARPLVQHITNKVHQNFGANVTLALGSSPIMSEIQSEVNDLAAIPHATLLLNTGSVAPPEMLKAAIRAYNDVKRPIVFDPVGYSATETRLLLNNKLLTFGQFSCIKGNSSEILGLAELNKERMKGVDASSGISNELLIQATKIVAFKYKTVAVCTGEFDFIADGTIEGKYSLSKGTNGTSVEDIPCVAVEAGPIEIMGDITASGCSLGSTIACMIGGQPSEGNLFHAVVAGVMLYKAAGKIASEKCNGSGSFQVELIDALYRLTRENTPVTWAPKLTHT, from the coding sequence ATGAAGTTTTCTAAAGAGCAATTTGACTACAGTCTTTACTTGGTAACTGACTCTGGGATGATCCCAGAAGGTAAAACGCTTTACGGTCAAGTTGAAGCCGGCTTACAAAATGGTGTAACTTTGGTGCAAATCAGAGAGAAGGACGCCGATACCAAGTTCTTCATTGAAGAAGCATTACAGATCAAAGAATTGTGCCATGCTCACAATGTACCATTGATCATCAACGATAGGATTGACGTGGCAATGGCAATTGGTGCTGATGGTATACATGTTGGCCAAGATGATATGCCTATCCCTATGATTAGAAAGTTGGTTGGACCAGATATGGTTATTGGATGGAGTGTCGGTTTCCCAGAAGAAGTCGACGAACTAAGCAAAATGGGTCCAGATATGGTTGATTACATCGGCGTTGGTACATTATTCCCAACTCTTACGAAAAAGAATCCTAAAAAAGCTCCTATGGGTACCGCGGGCGCTATAAGAGTCCTAGATGCACTTGAACGTAATAATGCACATTGGTGCCGTACTGTTGGTATCGGTGGTTTACATCCCGACAATATCGAAAGAGTTCTATACCAGTGTGTTAGTTCTAATGGTAAGAGATCACTAGATGGTATATGTGTAGTCAGTGATATCATTGCTTCTTTGGACGCTGCAAAATCGACTAAAATTCTCAGAGGGTTGATTGATAAAACCGATTATAAGTTTGTTAATATTGGACTATCTACAAAAAATTCACTAACGACAACTGATGAAATTCAATCAATTATCTCCAATACATTGAAGGCTCGTCCCCTAGTTCAACATATTACTAATAAAGTCCACCAAAACTTTGGAGCTAATGTTACATTAGCTTTAGGCTCTTCCCCAATTATGTCGGAAATACAAAGTGAAGTGAATGATCTAGCTGCAATTCCACATGCCACACTGCTGTTAAATACAGGTTCTGTAGCACCACCTGAAATGTTGAAAGCTGCCATTAGAGCTTACAATGATGTCAAGAGACCAATTGTATTCGACCCGGTAGGATACAGTGCAACAGAAACAAGACTTCTACTAAATAACAAACTATTAACGTTCGGTCAATTTAGCTGCATTAAAGGCAATTCTAGTGAGATCTTAGGTTTAGCTGAACTCAACAAGGAGAGAATGAAAGGTGTGGATGCATCTTCTGGGATAAGCAATGAACTATTGATACAAGCTACGAAGATTGTAGCATTCAAGTACAAGACTGTTGCTGTCTGTACAGGTGAGTTTGACTTCATTGCTGATGGTACTATTGAAGGTAAGTACAGTTTGTCTAAGGGTACCAATGGAACTTCCGTTGAGGATATTCCTTGTGTCGCCGTAGAAGCTGGCCCTATTGAGATTATGGGTGacatcactgctagcggtTGCTCCTTGGGTTCTACAATTGCCTGCATGATTGGCGGTCAACCATCGGAGGGGAATTTATTCCATGCAGTTGTAGCTGGTGTGATGCTATATAAAGCAGCAGGTAAAATCGCATCTGAAAAGTGTAACGGCAGTGGCAGCTTCCAAGTCGAACTCATTGACGCATTATACAGACTTACACGTGAGAATACCCCAGTCACCTGGGCTCCAAAGTTGACCCACACCTAA
- the SRP72 gene encoding signal recognition particle subunit SRP72 (CAGL0E05742g~Ortholog(s) have role in SRP-dependent cotranslational protein targeting to membrane, translocation and signal recognition particle, endoplasmic reticulum targeting localization) translates to MVQKNLTELLSQLNVQSNNSEHVDAAKTCKELIDNGCSKEGEVFRQWLVALIKQDKYQAAFDLIKHYKDLDNRHGSEFVLEKLYVYYKLNSVHEFEQVYKTYSEHVTNKNQMERGILHIRAQFCYKNGINKEAHEIYEHLSESNKDEADDNSELICNILVPLTADPKLSETWANLKHEITDMLSSEKSYDVLFNYSIILVALKEYELAFKVLDKAHELAVPEGYQNDLDTIELQKSYLLQITGQTVQSKEILKPLLDRLVPGSPLQLIANSNYHAFVDYSKFTTNFDLLLRQINQERFYSYHLQKYTHEQWKLINNNLLFLNLFNNNQINRKETILAKTLHNYKNLIDNVAIEPYKTQAKKLYHFTMQSIDSGINGSAIGNLLLTVQLLVVEKQYDNAIRICENFLSKSGYAEKSPKLFDQNHLVVCTILFQLYRMSSRIGNINRLVAILEMLPEEYINDNSSFWIYVAYEALANGNIEKSREILQRLSTDQTNITPEQNELINAVLSSSESAFDEAVRLVEDIDVEQIRSAGIRPIAPKSAEKSATSILRAQKKKLDIKKKKKRTARANKFLAKREVVKKNPDPERWLPLKDRSSYRVNKKQAGKTTQGGASSKKIEQALDITKKNTASKSGKGKAKPKKKGKGRK, encoded by the coding sequence ATGGTTCAAAAAAACTTAACTGAGCTATTGTCTCAATTGAATGTGCAATCTAATAACTCTGAACATGTTGATGCTGCAAAGACCTGCAAAGAACTAATTGACAATGGCTGTAGTAAAGAAGGTGAAGTTTTCAGACAATGGTTGGTTGCTTTGATAAAACAGGATAAATATCAAGCTGCATTTGATTTGATTAAGCATTACAAGGACTTGGATAACAGACACGGATCTGAATTTGTTTTAGAAAAATTATACGTATATTACAAATTGAACAGTGTCCATGAATTTGAGCAAGTTTACAAAACGTATTCCGAACATGTCACTAACAAGAACCAAATGGAAAGAGGAATTCTTCATATAAGGGCCCAATTCTGCTATAAGAATGGTATTAACAAGGAAGCCCACGAAATTTACGAACATTTGTCAGAATCAAACAAGGATGAGGCTGACGATAATTCCGAATTAATATGTAACATACTTGTCCCATTAACAGCTGACCCTAAATTGTCTGAAACCTGGGCCAATCTAAAACATGAAATAACTGATATGCTATCTAGTGAAAAGTCATACGATGTCTTATTCAATTATTCCATTATTTTGGTTGCCTTGAAGGAATATGAGTTAGCCTTCAAGGTATTAGATAAGGCTCACGAACTAGCTGTTCCAGAAGGTTACCAAAACGATCTGGATACGATCGAACTACAGAAGTCATACCTGCTTCAAATCACAGGGCAAACTGTCCAGAGTAAAGAAATCCTGAAGCCTCTACTGGATAGATTGGTACCTGGATCACCACTCCAATTGATAGCCAATTCGAACTATCATGCATTTGTGGACTATTCCAAATTTACAACTAATTTTGACTTATTATTAAGGCAGATAAATCAAGAAAGATTCTATTCTTACcatttgcaaaaatataccCACGAGCAATGGAAACTAATAAACAACAACTTgctatttttgaatttgtttAACAACAACCAAATTAATAGAAAGGAAACTATTCTTGCCAAGACTTTGCATAATTATAAGAATCTCATCGACAACGTTGCTATTGAACCATATAAGACTCAAGCTAAGAAACTATATCACTTTACCATGCAATCAATAGATAGTGGTATCAATGGCAGTGCAATTGGCAATTTACTGTTAACAGTTCAACTTTTGGTTGttgaaaaacaatatgacAACGCTATTAGGATCTGTGAGAACTTTTTGAGCAAAAGCGGCTATGCGGAGAAGTCCCCTAAGCTATTTGATCAAAACCATTTAGTTGTGTGCACTATACTTTTCCAACTTTACAGAATGTCTTCGAGAATAGGTAATATTAACAGACTGGTAGCCATATTGGAAATGCTACCCgaagaatatattaatgataACTCCTCCTTCTGGATATACGTCGCATACGAAGCTTTAGCTAACGgtaatattgaaaaatcaaGAGAAATTCTACAGAGGTTATCAACAGACCAAACAAATATAACCCCCGAGCAAAATGAATTAATAAATGCTGTTTTGAGTTCCAGCGAATCTGCATTTGATGAAGCTGTTAGACttgttgaagatattgatgtgGAGCAAATCAGATCTGCAGGTATCCGTCCAATCGCACCAAAATCAGCCGAAAAAAGTGCTACTAGTATACTAAGAgctcaaaagaaaaagcttgatatcaaaaagaagaagaagaggacGGCTAGAGCAAACAAATTCCTTGCTAAGCGTGAAGTTGTTAAGAAGAACCCTGATCCAGAAAGATGGTTACCTCTAAAGGATAGGTCTAGCTACAGAGTCAACAAGAAACAAGCAGGTAAAACAACACAAGGTGGTGCTTCAAGCAAAAAGATTGAACAAGCTCTAGATataacaaagaagaatacTGCCTCCAAAAGTGGAAAAGGCAAAGCTaaaccaaagaagaagggtAAAGGCCGTAAATAA
- the IPL1 gene encoding aurora kinase (CAGL0E05720g~Ortholog(s) have histone kinase activity (H3-S10 specific) activity) gives MENKATLARNIGEKRVSPRSKVNGTGKSWRISYSPQRMDGVSSGRNVSKIPSPVRERLFLKNQERKPLGVSPLSNLSPNSLGRNSLEKSTYNNKLSLKDFEVGRKLGKGKFGKVYCVRHKKSGFICALKAIEKNEILQFNLLKQLKREVDIQLGMDHPNIIKLYAHFHDEKRVYLLMEHSINGELYKSLKNNGPFNDVLASHYIYQIADALHYMHKKRIIHRDVKPENVLIGFDNVVKLADFGWSILNPEGSKRKTLCGTIDYLSPEMITPREYDEQVDVWALGVLAYELVVGVPPFEENSKELTYKRILKCDLNFPESISKDAKDLISKLLVTDTTQRLSLTGVKTHPWILKNKPFW, from the coding sequence ATGGAAAATAAAGCCACACTAGCAAGGAACATAGGAGAGAAACGCGTGTCACCAAGATCTAAGGTTAACGGGACGGGGAAGTCATGGCGAATATCGTACTCGCCACAAAGGATGGATGGAGTTTCCAGTGGACGTAATGTGTCTAAAATCCCATCTCCTGTGCGAGAGAGATTGTTCCTTAAGAATCAGGAAAGGAAACCGCTGGGCGTGAGCCCgctttcaaatttatcacCAAACTCGTTAGGTAGGAACAGCTTAGAGAAAAGcacatataataataaactATCGTTGAAGGATTTCGAGGTAGGTAGAAAACTTGGAAAGGGTAAATTTGGTAAAGTGTATTGCGTCAGGCATAAGAAATCTGGATTCATTTGCGCTTTGAAAGCGATAGAGAAGAATGAAATTTTACAATTCAATCTGCTGAAACAATTAAAACGAGAGGTTGATATCCAATTGGGCATGGATCATCCCAACATCATAAAGCTATACGCACACTTCCATGACGAAAAACGTGTTTATCTCCTCATGGAACACTCTATCAATGGTGAGCTGTATAAATCACTAAAGAATAACGGACCCTTTAACGATGTCTTAGCCTCACACTACATTTATCAAATAGCCGATGCACTACATTACATGcataagaaaagaataatacaTAGGGATGTCAAACCGGAAAATGTCCTAATTGGGTTTGATAATGTAGTAAAATTGGCAGACTTTGGGTGGAGTATTCTCAACCCGGAAGGGTCTAAACGTAAAACTCTGTGCGGGACCATAGATTACCTTTCACCTGAAATGATTACACCAAGAGAGTATGACGAGCAAGTAGATGTATGGGCGCTGGGAGTCCTTGCGTATGAACTTGTTGTCGGAGTACCAccttttgaagaaaattcaaaagaacTCACATATAAGCGCATTCTCAAATGCGACTTAAACTTTCCCGAGTCCATATCAAAAGATGCAAAGGACCTCATATCCAAACTACTGGTAACAGATACCACACAAAGGTTATCACTAACTGGAGTCAAAACTCATCCATGgatcttgaagaacaaaCCATTCTGGTAA
- the LEA1 gene encoding U2 snRNP complex subunit LEA1 (CAGL0E05786g~Ortholog(s) have role in mRNA splicing, via spliceosome and U2 snRNP, U2-type prespliceosome, cytoplasm localization): MKFTPGAVEDAPSYYVDHDNGKYNTQKCVILRNLGLEGDDIAMPASLNHLAKPTHILDLTNNDLVFFPDLHHRDDIETLLLSKNRLMVLDAALLPSKLKSLSLAFNGIENFETLIPLSHCPSTVRDLVLIGNPICHLSEYRQRILALVPSLEVLDFKLVSQAEKAQAVKDHVAVMKKIKEDNRQIHQRKKKALAAEVDGKNTFGRNTKSLTEAAKVTKPRDKTIEVMNTVVGKLTEEKKKKIREQLANASSMEELERLERLLTGGV; the protein is encoded by the coding sequence ATGAAATTCACGCCAGGTGCAGTGGAAGACGCTCCCAGTTACTATGTTGATCATGATAACGGTAAATACAATACGCAGAAATGTGTTATACTGAGAAATCTGGGCCTCGAAGGCGACGATATTGCCATGCCAGCAAGCCTTAACCACTTGGCTAAGCCCACTCACATACTAGATCTAACAAATAATGACCTGGTTTTCTTTCCAGACTTACATCACAGAGACGATATAGAGACATTACTGCTGAGTAAGAACAGACTGATGGTACTGGATGCCGCATTACTGCCGTCAAAGCTTAAAAGTTTATCTCTAGCGTTCAATGGTATAGAGAACTTTGAAACGCTGATTCCACTATCTCACTGTCCCAGTACTGTACGAGACCTCGTCCTCATAGGAAATCCCATATGCCATTTATCAGAATATAGACAACGGATATTAGCTTTAGTGCCGTCTCTTGAGGTACTTGATTTTAAATTGGTTTCTCAGGCTGAGAAAGCTCAAGCGGTAAAGGACCATGTTGCAgttatgaaaaaaattaaagaagaTAATAGACAGATTCAccagaggaagaagaaagccCTTGCTGCAGAAGTCGATGGTAAGAATACGTTTGGtagaaatacaaaaagtTTAACGGAAGCCGCAAAAGTAACAAAACCTAGAGACAAAACTATAGAAGTTATGAATACAGTGGTTGGTAAGTTGACcgaagagaagaagaaaaaaattagagaACAGTTAGCTAATGCCTCATCTATGGAAGAATTAGAAAGACTAGAGCGCTTACTTACAGGAGGGGTATGA